One window of Nostoc sp. C052 genomic DNA carries:
- a CDS encoding high light inducible protein: MADVKKTTPSVSEDPNALRWGFTPQSENWNGRFAMIGFLSAVALEVFSGQGILHFWGIL, translated from the coding sequence ATGGCAGACGTTAAGAAGACTACGCCTTCAGTTTCAGAAGATCCTAATGCTTTGCGCTGGGGCTTCACTCCTCAGAGCGAAAACTGGAACGGTCGTTTTGCAATGATTGGTTTTTTATCTGCTGTTGCGCTTGAAGTATTTTCTGGTCAAGGGATTTTACACTTCTGGGGCATCCTTTAA